In the Cetobacterium ceti genome, CACCACTATAAACTCATAGGGTTGAGTATTTTTCCCACTTGGAGACACTAAGGCTGTTCTTAAAATTTCATTTACTTTAAAATTTTCAATTTTTACATCACGATATTTTCTAATTGTTCTTCTACTTAAAAAATCCATATTTCTCCCCCTCCTCTAATTTTACTTTTCAATTAAACTATATAATAGTTCAATTTCTTCCTTCCATATGGAATCATCTATAGTTTCTAGTATTATTGGAATATTATCAAATCTATTATCATTCATAAATCTTTTGAAAAAGTCCATTCCTATAACACCTTTACCAATACTGTCATGTCTATCCTTTTTACTATGAGTATCAAATTTTGAATCATTTAAATGTATCCCCTTTAGATATTTAAATCCCACATGTTTTTCAAATTCATCCATAGTTTTGTTATATCCTATTTCATCTTTTAGCTCATATCCACTTGCTAAAGTATGACATGTATCTAAACAAACTCCTATTCTATTTTTGTCCTCTACCAATTCAATTATTTTTCCAAGATGTTCAAATTTATATCCCATATTTGAACCTTGCCCAGCAGTGTTTTCTAAAACGACAATTACATTGGGAACTTCCCTATGAGCTTTATTTATAGAATCAGCTATTAATTCTAAGCATTTTTCCTCTGTAATTTCTTTTAAATGACTTCCTGGGTGAGTATTTAGATATATAAGTCCTAATTTATTTACTCTATCCATTTCCTCAATAAAAGCATTTAAAGATTTTTCTCTTTTTTCCTCATCAGGACTACCTAAATTTATTAAATATCCATCATGGGGAAGAACTTGTTCAGGTTTATATCCATACTCTTCCATTAAACTTTTAAATTTTTTAATCTCTTTTTCCTCTAGGGGCTTTGCATCCCATCTTCTTTGATTTTTTACAAACATACCAAAAGCTTTTGCTCCAATGTTCTTAGCATTTTCAGGAGCCTTACTAACTCCACCACTTGTAGATACATGGGCCCCTATATATTTATTAATTTTCATTTAAATACCTCTTTACTATATGTTTTTATTTTATATTTTAATTATATCGAATATAGTATTATCTGTCAAAAAAAAGAAAAATCCCTCTAGGCAGAGGGATCATCTATTAGTTTACTATTTAAAGCATATCTTGTGTTATTACCATAGGCAAATATAACTGAACCATCCTTTATAGTATCAATTACTTTTTTACTTATTTTTTTAGGTATAGCAGGACAACCCCAACTTCTACCTAATCTACCTGTGGAATCTATAAAGTTTTTATTTGCATAAGTTGCCCCATGAACAACAATTGTTCTAGTGAAGGCATTATCATTAATTCCCTTTTCAAGACCTTCTAGTCTTAAAGAGTATCCATTTCTTCCAATATATGTATTTTCTGTTAAAAAGAATCCTAAAGATGTTTCCTTAGAACCTATTTTATTAGAAAATGAAGTGGTCCATAAATCTCCACTATTTTTCCCATGGGCAACATAGGAATCAAAAAGTATTTTTTCTTTTTCCAAATCTATTACGTAGAATCTCTTTTCATTAGATGG is a window encoding:
- a CDS encoding murein L,D-transpeptidase catalytic domain family protein, encoding MKKITTAVLSLTLLLGISTFSFGQDYYSSEKLYKDMNLKGIINKEAFNNAIEGFNKIENKKKDIITIIDYTKPSNEKRFYVIDLEKEKILFDSYVAHGKNSGDLWTTSFSNKIGSKETSLGFFLTENTYIGRNGYSLRLEGLEKGINDNAFTRTIVVHGATYANKNFIDSTGRLGRSWGCPAIPKKISKKVIDTIKDGSVIFAYGNNTRYALNSKLIDDPSA
- the nfo gene encoding deoxyribonuclease IV, producing MKINKYIGAHVSTSGGVSKAPENAKNIGAKAFGMFVKNQRRWDAKPLEEKEIKKFKSLMEEYGYKPEQVLPHDGYLINLGSPDEEKREKSLNAFIEEMDRVNKLGLIYLNTHPGSHLKEITEEKCLELIADSINKAHREVPNVIVVLENTAGQGSNMGYKFEHLGKIIELVEDKNRIGVCLDTCHTLASGYELKDEIGYNKTMDEFEKHVGFKYLKGIHLNDSKFDTHSKKDRHDSIGKGVIGMDFFKRFMNDNRFDNIPIILETIDDSIWKEEIELLYSLIEK